The following coding sequences lie in one Apium graveolens cultivar Ventura chromosome 3, ASM990537v1, whole genome shotgun sequence genomic window:
- the LOC141713057 gene encoding uncharacterized protein LOC141713057, whose protein sequence is MVAVKGKLISSRVMEDVSNRKSVGGRKFKIYAESDKVKSRPGDSVDDEIKRKLLPANVECQATATNSKVRGGLKNIENTRGKNDKSVMRRTGRKVLADISNVKGDALKNALHGGKPLTTKASSSMYLQRSSAGRGLTTATSSIRKPLMGNSRVSMSQVSGNLHTGRRDARDKNNLKVSSGDLRTNFQGRKCFNNVGRKSVIPRPPTRNSLPVLKRVNKVDSSEAEKGNAEYTGKIVEKCGFSVKPKVSRKTLPTGSSSGSHLMTNQARGFGSQLKVDSKDSCRKLAKSTAKPKVVDSDSKKKLEKLGVATLSKREDKVRTSSLSTQRPRSLVPSKQPAQDELASECDSNIVRSASDDIARKKSGRRRSYTSLLMATSNLLKEQFKMTEQDSLPNIDQNCNHLDVAEYVDEIYQYYWVMEAHHQPLQNYMEMQKEITPHMRGILVNWLIEVHQKFDLMQETLYLMVTLLDNYLSLVSIKKNEMQLVGLTSLLLASKYEDFWHPKVVDLISISGESYTKDQMLRMESAMLGKLKFRLNSPTPYVFMLRFLKAAQSDTKLEHLAFYLIELSLVDYKALDFKPSLLCASAIYLARCTLQMTPAWTPLLGKHAQYEESQVRNCAKSLLRFHKSAKQGVLKITYQKFMRPDYSKVAAIRPLDRLPL, encoded by the exons ATGGTAGCTGTTAAA GGTAAGCTGATTTCGAGCCGAGTAATGGAAGACGTTAGTAACAGAAAGAGTG TTGGGGGTAGGAAGTTCAAGATTTATGCAGAAAGTGATAAAGTTAAATCTCGCCCGGGAGATTCTGTTGATGATGAAATAAA AAGGAAATTGCTACCTGCTAATGTTGAGTGTCAGGCCACTGCAACAAATTCCAAG GTAAGGGGAGGTCTCAAGAACATAGAGAACACTAGAGGAAAGAATGATAAATCTG TGATGAGAAGGACTGGTAGAAAAGTTCTAGCTGATATTAGCAATGTTAAGGGTGATGCCTTAAAGAATGCGTTACACGGCGGTAAACCACT GACAACTAAAGCTAGTAGCAGTATGTATTTGCAAAG GTCTTCAGCGGGTAGAGGTCTTACAACTGCAACTTCTTCAATAAGAAAACCATTAATG GGGAACTCAAGAGTGAGCATGAGTCAAGTAAGCGGGAACCTTCATACTGGTCGGAGAG ATGCAAGggataaaaataatttgaaggtGTCCTCTGGTGACCTAAGGACCAACTTCCAGGGTCGTAAATGTTTCAACAATGTTGGCAG GAAATCTGTAATTCCTCGGCCACCAACAAG GAATTCTTTGCCTGTGCTAAAGAGAGTGAACAAAGTCGATTcaagtgaagctgagaaa GGAAATGCTGAATATACGGGAAAGATAGTAGAGAAGTGTGGTTTCTCTG TTAAGCCCAAAGTCAGTAGGAAAACCTTACCCACTGGAAGCAGTAGCGGAAGTCATCTTATGACGAATCAAGCTAG GGGATTTGGTAGTCAACTTAAGGTGGATTCAAAGGACTCCTGCAGAAAATTGGCGAAG TCAACAGCAAAACCGAAGGTCGTAGATTCAGATTCTAAAAAAAAACTGGAAAAACTTGGCGTTGCAACATTGTCTAAGAGAGAGGATAAAGTGCGCACATCTTCGTTATCAACACAAAGACCACGATCACTTGTCCCCAGCAAACAACCTGCTCAAGATGAGCTTGCTTCTGAATGCGACAGCAACATAGTTCGAAGTGCATCAGACGACATCGCCAGGAAAAAGTCTGGTCGTAGGAGATCTTACACATCATTATTGATGGCAACATCAAAT TTGTTAAAGGAACAATTTAAGATGACAGAGCAGGATTCTTTGCCAAATATTGATCAGAATTGCAACCACCTTGATGTTGCTGAATATGTTGATGAAATCTACCAGTATTACTGGGTTATGGAG GCACATCATCAACCACTACAAAATTACATGGAAATGCAAAAAGAGATTACACCACATATGAGGGGGATTTTGGTCAACTGGCTTATTGAA GTACATCAAAAATTTGACTTAATGCAAGAAACCCTTTATCTTATGGTCACACTGTTGGACAATTATCTATCCCTGGTTAGCATTAAGAAGAATGAAATGCAGCTAGTTGGTCTCACTTCGCTGTTGCTAGCATCAAAATATGAGGACTTTTGGCATCCAAAG GTTGTAGACCTAATTAGCATCTCAGGAGAGTCATATACGAAGGATCAAATGCTTAGAATG GAGTCGGCTATGTTAGGGAAATTGAAGTTTAGGCTAAATTCACCTACTCCATACGTCTTTATGCTAAGATTTCTCAAGGCTGCTCAGTCAGATACAAAG TTAGAACATCTGGCCTTTTATCTTATTGAGCTTTCCTTGGTTGATTATAAAGCCCTGGATTTCAAGCCCTCATTGCTATGTGCATCTGCTATCTACCTTGCACGATGTACGTTACAGATGACTCCTGCATGGACCCCACTTCTTGGTAAACATGCACAGTATGAAGAATCACAAGTCAG GAATTGTGCAAAGAGTCTTTTAAGATTCCATAAATCTGCTAAACAGGGGGTCTTAAAAATTACTTACCAGAAATTCATGAGACCTGATTACAGCAAGGTTGCAGCTATTAGGCCTTTGGATAGGCTACCACTTTAA
- the LOC141713056 gene encoding uncharacterized protein LOC141713056 has protein sequence MAFVLPNLSPPSPALLQHKDKSLSSSCIFHPQTPLISSPLTLTTKPISSLTTLDSPPNRVAQINQAPPGGQKHQHDDFYVNLGLAVRTLREDMPLLFTKDLNYDIYRDDITFVDPLNKFTGIENYKLIFWALRFHGKILFRDISLEIFRVWQPSENVILIRWNLKGVPRVPWEAKGQFQGTSRYKLDRNGKIYEHKVDNLAFNFPHQLKPAVSVLDLVTASASPKPTFFWAPVDSYSSSWLLFYRAVRETLEDEGSSVIAQDCLVSCS, from the exons ATGGCTTTTGTTCTTCCCAATCTCTCTCCTCCATCTCCTGCTTTATTACAACACAAAGACAAATCATTATCATCTTCTTGTATTTTTCATCCCCAAACACCTCTCATTTCTTCTCCATTAACATTAACTACTAAGCCCATTTCATCACTTACCACGCTTGATTCTCCCCCTAATCGTGTGGCCCAGATTAATCAAGCTCCCCCAGGTGGTCAGAAGCACCAACATGATGATTTTTATGTCAATCTTGGCTTAGCTGTGAGAACTCTACGTGAAGATATGCCTCTGCTCTTCACTAAAGATCTTAATTATGATATCTATAG GGATGATATAACATTTGTTGACCCTTTGAATAAGTTTACTGGTATTGAGAATTACAAGTTGATATTCTGGGCTTTGAGATTCCATGGAAAGATTTTGTTTAGAGATATTTCACTTGAGATATTTAGGGTTTGGCAGCCTTCGGAAAATGTCATCTTGATAAGGTGGAATTTGAAGGGTGTTCCTCGGGTACCCTGGGAGGCGAAAGGCCAATTTCAGGGTACTTCTCGTTATAAATTGGACCGAAATGGTAAAATTTATGAACACAAAGTTGATAACTTGGCATTCAATTTCCCGCACCAGTTGAAACCGGCTGTTTCTGTGTTGGATTTAGTGACTGCTTCAGCAAGCCCGAAGCCCACATTCTTCTGGGCTCCGGTCGACAGCTACTCTTCATCTTGGTTGCTCTTTTATAGAGCTGTTCGAGAGACATTGGAGGATGAAGGTTCTTCTGTAATTGCTCAAGACTGCCTAGTCTCTTGTTCATAG